Proteins encoded in a region of the Zea mays cultivar B73 chromosome 2, Zm-B73-REFERENCE-NAM-5.0, whole genome shotgun sequence genome:
- the LOC103647055 gene encoding uncharacterized protein has protein sequence MKNKPEDVDIVEWHYMVLYFGSEKFQKISSRNSENRQKQRTKHIMGSRTFSQISFQQRDPETGIEPTDLSLWMITHCKNDEWSEEASRGIYENAAEKIAEKIYQTEKFYLTREEENAIFQTTFKETTGCKANRLHGHGYLSRYPTRSQVMESKFLEQARATVATNQKNIELESQVQLLNEKLACEVAERERILQEKMQALQEEEEKKRQVLREEMRQEMVAALAVVAQQSNRESTTPIDPSSVVPTKPPEFIPADSPAPAPSSANNVRTPDTNNKKDNMPANYISSYTLRNAVTRRVQARGNKRSECVQSASASEKQGRST, from the exons ATGAAAAACAAGCCTGAAGATGTAGACATCGTCGAGTGGCATTACATGGTGTTGTATTTTGGATCTGAGAAATTCCAG AAAATAAGCAGCCGGAACTCGGAAAACCGTCAGAAACAAAGAACGAAGCATATAATGGGTTCTAGAACTTTTTCCCAAATAAGCTTTCAACAG AGAGATCCAGAAACTGGTATAGAACCAACCGATCTATCCCTTTGGATGATTACTCATTGTAAAAATGATGAATGGTCGGAAGAGGCTTCACGTGGCATTTAT GAGAACGCAGCTGAGAAAATTGCTGAGAAAATATATCAAACAGAAAAATTTTATCTAACAAGAGAAGAGGAAAATGCTATTTTCCAAACAACATTCAAGGAAACAACAGGATGTAAGGCAAACAGACTTCATGGTCATGGGTACCTATCAAGATATCCAACAAGAAGTCAAGTGATGGAATCAAAGTTCCTCGAACAAGCTCGTGCCACGGTTGCAACCAACCAAAAAAACATTGAACTCGAAAGTCAGGTCCAGTTGTTAAATGAAAAACTTGCGTGTGAGGTTGCAGAACGAGAAAGAATACTCCAGGAAAAAATGCAAGCactgcaagaagaagaagaaaaaaaaagacaagtgcttagagaagaaatgaggcaagaaatggttgctgcccttgctgttgTAGCACAACAG AGCAACCGTGAAAGCACCACTCCAATCGATCCTTCTTCCGTTGTCCCTACTAAACCTCCTGAATTCATCCCAGCTGATTCTCCTGCACCTGCACCAAGTAGTGCAAACAACGTTCGTACACCAGACACAAACAATAAGAAAGACAATATGCCAGCAAACTATATTAGCTCTTACACTCTAAGGAATGCTGTGACAAGACGTGTGCAGGCAAGGGGCAACAAAAGAAGCGAATGT GTACAATCCGCAAGTGCAAGCGAGAAGCAAGGTAGATCAACTTAA